Proteins encoded within one genomic window of Chelatococcus sp. HY11:
- a CDS encoding ABC transporter ATP-binding protein, giving the protein MLEVGQLRALYGDSQVLHGIDLKITKGERVAVIGRNGAGKSTLLKSIMGGGPSAHGVLQLDGADLRRLKGFERTRLGLSLVPEDRRIFPHLTVVENLEIARHATARGTTPASPEAMIGFFPMLEALKTRFGNQLSGGQQQLLAVARGLLPMPKLLLLDEPTEGLAPIIVEEMAKSINAICAQHGVALLLSEQNLWFARQCTNSLYVLDTGRIVFSGSWDEFDASPEVRNRHLAL; this is encoded by the coding sequence ATGCTTGAGGTTGGACAGCTCCGCGCCCTCTATGGCGACAGCCAGGTACTCCATGGCATCGACCTGAAGATTACCAAGGGCGAGCGGGTCGCGGTGATCGGCCGTAATGGCGCCGGCAAGTCCACCCTCCTGAAGAGCATCATGGGGGGCGGTCCGTCCGCCCATGGCGTGCTGCAGCTCGACGGTGCCGATCTCCGTCGGCTGAAGGGCTTCGAGCGTACGCGTCTCGGCCTCTCGCTGGTGCCGGAGGACCGGCGCATCTTTCCACACCTCACGGTGGTCGAGAACCTCGAGATCGCGCGCCACGCCACGGCAAGAGGTACGACGCCGGCCTCGCCCGAGGCGATGATAGGCTTCTTTCCCATGTTGGAGGCGCTGAAGACCCGTTTCGGCAACCAGCTGAGCGGCGGCCAGCAGCAACTGCTCGCAGTGGCGCGTGGCCTCCTGCCGATGCCGAAGCTGCTGTTGCTCGATGAGCCCACCGAGGGCTTGGCGCCGATTATCGTCGAGGAGATGGCCAAATCAATCAACGCCATTTGCGCGCAACACGGGGTCGCGCTCCTGCTCAGCGAGCAAAACCTCTGGTTTGCGCGCCAGTGTACCAATTCACTTTATGTTCTCGACACCGGCCGGATCGTATTCAGCGGCAGCTGGGATGAATTCGACGCGTCGCCGGAGGTGCGGAACCGCCATCTCGCCTTGTGA
- a CDS encoding LuxR C-terminal-related transcriptional regulator: MELIRTKLVPPLESGGLLDRPRLRRLLSEAPRRITLVKAPAGYGKTTLLAQWSEALSRQGVRVAWLSLDRQECSAKAFASSLAAMLSANATAEGLGLNFRNETYYDADGLLATVIERLSAVPVFVMLDDTHVLPADAIDMLGVLFRRAPSNTRFVIATRDTAALELGVLRAYGQLLEIGMDALKFSREEASALLAANGHHDLSPGDLDTLMERTEGWATGLKLAALALDGCADADRSAQIAAFSGRRRAVADFFAEDVFAIQSGDIQNFLLATANLDRLSPPLCDAVAGRNDSVAMLRRLEEIGLFIAAVDDEGNWYRYHSLFADFLRRKLAEHDSAAEARQQRAAADWLSRNGYWTEALEQALRARDFDRLGGYLETIAEEFTYTGRLGVIARYAAHLPEAIFVRCPWTMISVAWLKIRAMRHAESRRLLDQARACLDQRQAADEGGDSEILRRTIEHREMMLAAAHDEAADVEQRCQRLMRYFNGIRPYLACTIHGQLLIARREQFRFEGIEKLYADGKAIAEQSGYSFALISLQAAAGASLFANGRAEAARTALENGFAESLKWTGRNSGLAALVALPLAEVLYESNESERAADLIEGHLPAAREMSFPDQLVSGHIVASRLFAARGDIAGARRTLDDASAIALECDLERLRLAVIHEQIRLLLRSGMPEAASRLLEWAGLPVEPEGCLPQAGATTREETRAAIWVRMALSYDNTREALSVIKQWRSFCAQRGALRLNVRWSILMAQALLLSGDGRAAQRQMREAIANAAPAELVRCFVDEGTAVRSILAEAYADNIASDHPTDLFAQRVLEAFEGKRPTGAHAVPDEGLYGRLSGKELEILTLVGCGMRNREIGSRLGLSEGSVKWYMQQVYDKVGIRRRSQAVERARQFGLIA, encoded by the coding sequence ATGGAACTGATAAGGACCAAGCTTGTCCCACCTCTGGAGTCGGGCGGCCTGCTTGATCGCCCCAGGCTTCGCCGGCTCCTCAGCGAGGCCCCCCGTCGCATCACGCTGGTCAAGGCGCCTGCCGGCTATGGCAAGACCACGCTGCTTGCCCAGTGGTCCGAAGCGCTTTCGCGGCAAGGTGTGCGGGTTGCCTGGCTGAGCCTCGATCGTCAGGAGTGCTCGGCGAAGGCCTTCGCATCCTCGCTGGCGGCGATGCTGTCCGCCAATGCGACCGCCGAAGGTCTCGGATTGAATTTCCGCAACGAGACTTACTACGATGCTGACGGTCTGCTCGCGACGGTGATCGAGAGACTTTCTGCTGTCCCTGTTTTCGTTATGCTCGACGACACCCATGTCCTTCCGGCGGATGCCATCGACATGCTGGGCGTGCTCTTTCGGCGGGCGCCTTCGAACACCCGTTTCGTCATCGCAACACGCGACACGGCGGCGCTGGAACTCGGCGTTCTACGCGCCTATGGCCAGTTGCTCGAGATCGGCATGGACGCCTTGAAGTTCTCGCGCGAGGAAGCGAGCGCCCTGCTTGCCGCGAACGGTCATCACGACCTTTCTCCCGGCGATCTGGACACGCTCATGGAGCGCACCGAGGGCTGGGCGACAGGCCTGAAGCTCGCCGCGCTGGCACTCGACGGCTGCGCCGACGCGGACCGGTCAGCGCAAATCGCCGCCTTTTCGGGCCGGCGGCGGGCGGTGGCGGATTTCTTCGCCGAGGACGTCTTCGCCATACAGAGCGGGGATATCCAGAACTTCCTGCTGGCGACCGCTAATCTCGATCGACTGTCGCCGCCCCTGTGCGATGCGGTCGCCGGTCGCAACGATTCCGTCGCCATGCTGCGGCGACTGGAGGAGATCGGCCTGTTCATCGCCGCTGTTGACGATGAAGGCAACTGGTACCGCTATCACAGCCTTTTCGCCGACTTCCTGCGGCGCAAGCTCGCCGAGCACGATTCCGCCGCCGAGGCGCGTCAGCAGCGCGCGGCGGCCGACTGGCTGTCGCGGAACGGTTACTGGACGGAAGCGCTCGAACAGGCCTTGCGGGCTCGCGACTTCGACCGGCTTGGCGGTTATCTCGAGACCATAGCCGAGGAATTCACCTACACGGGGCGCCTCGGCGTCATCGCCCGTTATGCCGCGCATTTGCCGGAAGCGATCTTCGTTCGTTGCCCGTGGACGATGATTTCGGTGGCCTGGCTCAAGATCCGCGCCATGCGTCACGCGGAATCGCGGCGGCTGCTCGACCAGGCGAGGGCATGCCTCGATCAGCGGCAGGCGGCGGACGAGGGCGGCGACAGCGAGATCTTGCGTCGCACTATCGAGCATCGCGAGATGATGCTGGCGGCGGCGCATGACGAAGCCGCCGACGTCGAGCAGCGCTGTCAGCGCCTCATGCGCTATTTTAACGGGATCCGGCCCTATCTTGCATGCACGATCCACGGCCAGTTGCTGATAGCGCGGCGCGAGCAGTTCCGTTTCGAGGGCATCGAGAAGCTCTATGCGGATGGCAAGGCGATCGCCGAGCAGTCCGGATACAGCTTCGCGCTGATCTCCTTGCAGGCCGCCGCTGGCGCGTCGCTCTTCGCCAATGGCCGCGCCGAGGCCGCAAGGACGGCGCTCGAGAACGGCTTCGCCGAAAGCCTGAAGTGGACCGGCCGCAATTCGGGCCTCGCCGCGCTCGTGGCGCTGCCGCTGGCCGAGGTGCTCTATGAGAGCAACGAGAGCGAGCGGGCCGCGGACCTCATCGAAGGCCATCTGCCAGCGGCGCGCGAGATGTCATTTCCGGACCAACTCGTGTCAGGTCATATCGTGGCATCGCGGCTGTTCGCCGCCAGGGGCGATATCGCCGGTGCGCGCCGCACCCTCGACGACGCGTCGGCGATCGCCCTTGAATGTGACCTGGAAAGGCTGCGTCTCGCCGTCATTCACGAACAGATCCGCCTGTTGCTGCGCAGCGGCATGCCTGAGGCGGCGAGCCGTCTCCTGGAATGGGCGGGCCTGCCGGTCGAGCCGGAAGGATGCCTGCCGCAGGCGGGGGCCACGACGCGCGAGGAAACCCGCGCCGCGATCTGGGTGCGTATGGCGCTGAGCTACGACAACACCCGTGAAGCCTTGTCGGTCATCAAACAGTGGCGCTCGTTCTGCGCTCAGCGTGGAGCGCTCAGGCTGAATGTGCGCTGGAGCATACTGATGGCTCAGGCGCTTTTGCTCAGCGGCGACGGGCGGGCGGCGCAGAGGCAGATGCGCGAGGCGATCGCCAACGCGGCGCCGGCGGAGCTGGTGCGCTGCTTTGTAGACGAAGGCACCGCGGTACGCTCCATCCTCGCCGAGGCTTATGCTGACAACATCGCCTCCGACCACCCGACCGATCTGTTCGCGCAGCGCGTGCTCGAGGCTTTCGAGGGCAAGCGGCCGACAGGGGCGCATGCTGTGCCGGACGAGGGGCTTTACGGCCGTCTCAGCGGCAAGGAGCTGGAAATCCTGACGCTGGTCGGCTGCGGCATGCGTAACCGCGAGATCGGCAGCCGGCTTGGCCTCTCCGAGGGATCGGTGAAGTGGTACATGCAGCAGGTCTACGACAAGGTCGGCATCCGCCGTCGGTCCCAGGCGGTTGAACGCGCTCGGCAATTCGGGCTGATCGCCTGA
- a CDS encoding acyl-CoA dehydrogenase family protein: MDFELSEENRAFRDMVRRWVDTETPKAWARELERNEHDYPFALWDKFTAAGFHGIGIDEAYGGQGGDVMTQMILGRELARSLGGLAWIWGLTSFAGGKSIGVYGNEEQKKRFLPAMARGELRASIGFTEPNGGTDVLGALSTTAERVDGGWVINGEKIWCSSSHVADYILLLARTDKNGEKRHHGVTLFFVPAKQKGLTVTQLPKLGMRSIGSCLVHIENVFVPDDLVLGEPGRAWYMLLPTLNNERIMVGAFCLGVIDGVLEDALDYMKQRKAFGKTIGSFQALQHYVADIATWQKAIELMLHNTAWLQSQGRDCGMESSMLKVMASDYAVKAADLGIQILGGMGYSAETDMQRYWRDARLWKIGPITNEMARNGIAERLGLPRSF, encoded by the coding sequence ATGGATTTCGAACTTTCCGAAGAAAACCGCGCATTTCGCGACATGGTGCGGCGTTGGGTCGACACGGAAACCCCCAAGGCCTGGGCGCGGGAACTCGAACGCAATGAGCATGACTATCCCTTCGCGCTCTGGGACAAGTTCACGGCCGCCGGCTTTCACGGCATCGGTATCGATGAAGCCTATGGAGGCCAGGGCGGCGACGTGATGACCCAGATGATCCTCGGTCGTGAGCTGGCCCGTTCGCTGGGCGGCCTTGCCTGGATCTGGGGCCTGACATCCTTCGCCGGCGGCAAGTCGATCGGCGTCTATGGCAATGAGGAACAGAAGAAGCGTTTCCTGCCGGCCATGGCGCGCGGCGAACTGCGCGCCTCGATCGGCTTCACCGAACCGAACGGCGGCACGGACGTGCTGGGCGCGCTGAGCACCACGGCCGAGCGCGTCGATGGCGGCTGGGTGATCAATGGCGAGAAGATCTGGTGCTCGTCGTCGCATGTCGCCGATTACATCCTTCTTCTTGCGCGCACCGACAAGAATGGCGAGAAGCGCCATCACGGCGTTACGCTGTTCTTCGTGCCGGCCAAGCAGAAGGGGCTGACCGTCACCCAGTTGCCGAAGCTCGGCATGCGATCGATCGGCTCCTGCCTGGTTCACATCGAGAACGTCTTCGTGCCCGATGATCTCGTTCTCGGCGAGCCGGGCCGTGCCTGGTACATGCTGCTGCCGACACTCAACAACGAGCGCATCATGGTGGGAGCCTTCTGTCTCGGTGTCATCGACGGCGTTCTCGAGGACGCCCTCGATTACATGAAGCAGCGTAAGGCTTTCGGAAAGACGATCGGGTCCTTCCAGGCGCTGCAGCACTACGTCGCCGATATCGCGACATGGCAGAAGGCGATCGAGCTGATGCTGCACAACACGGCCTGGCTGCAGTCGCAGGGCAGGGACTGCGGCATGGAATCGAGCATGCTCAAGGTGATGGCGTCCGACTATGCCGTGAAGGCGGCCGATCTCGGTATCCAGATTCTCGGCGGCATGGGATATTCGGCCGAAACCGACATGCAGCGTTACTGGCGTGACGCGCGTTTGTGGAAGATCGGCCCGATCACCAACGAGATGGCCCGCAACGGCATCGCCGAACGGCTGGGACTGCCGCGCTCCTTCTGA
- a CDS encoding SDR family NAD(P)-dependent oxidoreductase yields MDMKDRVCVVTGGSSGLGRGTIEALLAQGAKIANLDLRPPEGPIDEAGELFMAVDVSDEAAVAAAIDAVAARFGAIHVCVNCAGIVKGAPVLDDDGIFPMALFRRTVDVNLTGTFQVLAHCARHMARNAPGPDGERGVIVNTASIAAVDASSSAAYAASKGGVTSLTLTVARDLARFGIRVNAICPGFMDTEMFGGLPADWTAALVAKTVFPKRLGHPDEFGQLVCHLIENRFMNASIIRFDAGARV; encoded by the coding sequence ATGGATATGAAGGATCGGGTCTGCGTCGTCACCGGTGGCTCGTCGGGCCTCGGACGGGGAACGATCGAGGCCTTGCTGGCGCAAGGCGCGAAGATCGCGAACCTCGATCTGCGGCCGCCAGAGGGTCCCATCGACGAGGCGGGCGAACTCTTCATGGCCGTCGATGTCAGCGATGAGGCGGCGGTCGCGGCTGCGATCGATGCGGTGGCCGCGCGCTTCGGCGCGATCCATGTCTGCGTGAACTGTGCCGGTATCGTCAAGGGCGCGCCTGTGCTCGATGACGACGGCATTTTCCCCATGGCGTTGTTCCGGCGCACGGTCGACGTCAATCTCACCGGCACGTTCCAGGTGCTCGCCCACTGTGCCCGGCACATGGCGCGCAACGCGCCGGGACCGGACGGCGAACGCGGGGTCATCGTCAATACCGCCTCGATCGCGGCCGTGGACGCCAGCAGCAGTGCCGCCTATGCCGCCAGCAAGGGCGGCGTCACGTCGCTGACGCTGACGGTCGCGCGGGATCTCGCCCGCTTCGGCATTCGTGTGAACGCGATCTGTCCAGGCTTTATGGACACGGAGATGTTCGGCGGCCTGCCGGCCGACTGGACTGCGGCACTGGTGGCGAAGACCGTGTTCCCGAAGCGGCTCGGGCATCCGGACGAATTCGGGCAGCTTGTCTGCCATCTCATCGAGAACCGTTTCATGAACGCGTCGATCATCCGCTTTGACGCGGGGGCGCGCGTGTGA
- a CDS encoding class I adenylate-forming enzyme family protein has product MTTHRDDSGFTLAQLLENNARIRPDELYAIFPDVTITYGALLERSRALAKGLIALGLEPGQHVGIMMPNCLDFLLAHFAVQLAGGKSILYNARFKQHELAMVVPHTDARIVMTTDRIRDHVDFAALLAATFPALSDAPSPHGVALAEAPLLDHVVMFGETRWTPAHSDAHLVALGVSVPDAILDSAHAAQHPEHTAVMIYTSGTTAMPKACELSHASLQRAWRTYSRSVGLAPGEKVWDPMPFFHSGGIGLITGIMACGATILSTPHFDPDLVARMISEYRVEHLYPGFHTLSLPVLRSPHYDRENWTGFVRSMVNVGPLGTQYVIRDLLPPDVPIMNLFGMSETSGLFMLTPPDAPEDKRLAASGRPLYGAEARVVDPETLEDLPPGTRGEIIIRGAGTFRGYYKDPAHTRRTILADGWVRTGDLGMFDADGWLYFLGRLKDMLKVGGENVAATEVESFLSGHPAVKFVQVLGKSDDRLGEVPVAFVECNPGMSVDEEGLVAFCKGQIASFKIPRQVIFVTEWPMSSTKVQKFRLRELL; this is encoded by the coding sequence ATGACCACGCATCGCGATGATAGCGGCTTTACCCTCGCCCAACTCCTCGAGAACAACGCGCGTATTCGCCCGGATGAGCTCTACGCCATCTTTCCTGACGTGACGATCACCTATGGGGCGCTGCTGGAGCGTAGCAGGGCGCTCGCCAAGGGTCTGATCGCGCTGGGGCTCGAGCCTGGTCAACACGTCGGCATCATGATGCCGAACTGCCTCGATTTCCTGCTCGCGCATTTCGCTGTGCAACTCGCTGGCGGCAAGAGCATCCTTTACAACGCCCGCTTCAAGCAACACGAACTGGCGATGGTGGTTCCCCACACCGATGCCCGCATCGTCATGACGACGGACCGGATCCGCGACCATGTCGACTTCGCGGCTCTTCTGGCCGCCACCTTCCCCGCCCTCTCCGACGCCCCGTCGCCCCATGGCGTCGCGCTGGCGGAGGCGCCGCTGCTCGACCATGTCGTTATGTTCGGCGAGACGCGCTGGACGCCGGCGCATTCCGATGCCCATCTCGTGGCGCTCGGCGTCTCCGTTCCCGATGCCATCCTCGACAGCGCCCATGCCGCGCAGCATCCAGAGCACACGGCCGTGATGATCTACACCTCCGGCACCACCGCCATGCCGAAGGCTTGCGAGCTCTCCCACGCGAGCCTCCAGCGGGCGTGGCGGACCTATTCCCGCTCGGTCGGGCTCGCGCCGGGTGAAAAGGTCTGGGACCCCATGCCGTTCTTCCACTCCGGCGGCATCGGTCTGATCACCGGCATCATGGCTTGCGGCGCCACGATCCTCAGCACACCGCATTTCGATCCGGATCTCGTGGCGCGCATGATCTCGGAGTACCGCGTGGAGCATCTCTATCCCGGCTTCCACACGCTCAGCCTGCCGGTGCTGCGTTCGCCGCACTACGATCGGGAGAACTGGACCGGCTTCGTCAGGTCCATGGTCAATGTCGGCCCGCTCGGCACGCAATATGTGATCCGTGACCTGCTCCCGCCCGATGTGCCGATCATGAATCTGTTCGGCATGTCGGAGACGTCCGGGCTGTTCATGCTGACGCCGCCCGATGCGCCGGAGGACAAGCGCCTTGCCGCAAGTGGGCGGCCTCTCTATGGCGCCGAGGCGAGGGTGGTCGACCCCGAGACGCTCGAGGACCTGCCGCCGGGCACCCGCGGCGAGATCATCATCCGTGGCGCAGGCACGTTTCGCGGCTACTACAAGGATCCGGCCCACACGCGCAGGACCATCCTCGCCGATGGCTGGGTGAGGACCGGAGACCTCGGTATGTTCGATGCCGATGGCTGGCTCTATTTTCTCGGGCGTCTGAAGGACATGCTGAAGGTCGGCGGCGAGAATGTCGCCGCCACCGAGGTCGAGTCGTTTCTGAGCGGGCATCCCGCCGTGAAGTTCGTGCAGGTTCTCGGCAAGAGCGATGATCGCCTCGGCGAGGTGCCGGTCGCCTTCGTCGAGTGCAATCCCGGGATGAGCGTCGACGAGGAAGGGCTGGTGGCGTTCTGCAAGGGCCAGATCGCGAGCTTCAAGATTCCGCGTCAGGTGATCTTCGTGACCGAATGGCCGATGTCATCGACCAAGGTACAGAAGTTTCGCCTGCGTGAGTTGCTTTGA
- a CDS encoding SDR family oxidoreductase — protein MKILITGAASGIGRAAALRLHDDVVRREGQGAELMLVDMNASLLEEFAGELSARGAKTRTFVGDLADPDVPAAAVAATEAAYGGLDALISNAGIISRSNLLELRLEDYERTFAVNTRPTWLLAKAAYPMLAAAKGCLIATASIAAHEPTPSLGAYAPSKAALLMLVRQLACDWGPAGIRCNTVSPGSTLTAITANSSSPGADRREGRNPLGMIADPDHQAAVIAFLASPDAAFVTGADFVCDGGARTQLMMASGMGNPWQRPTNSVDG, from the coding sequence ATGAAGATACTCATCACCGGCGCCGCGAGCGGCATTGGCCGCGCCGCCGCCCTCCGTTTGCACGATGACGTTGTTCGGCGCGAGGGCCAAGGCGCCGAACTCATGCTGGTCGATATGAACGCGTCGCTCCTTGAGGAGTTCGCCGGCGAACTCTCAGCCAGAGGCGCAAAGACACGAACCTTCGTCGGAGATCTGGCCGATCCCGACGTGCCGGCGGCGGCGGTTGCCGCGACGGAGGCAGCCTATGGCGGTCTCGACGCCCTCATCAGCAACGCTGGCATCATTTCCCGCTCCAACCTGCTGGAGCTCAGACTCGAGGACTATGAGCGGACATTCGCCGTCAACACGCGCCCCACCTGGCTGTTGGCCAAGGCCGCTTATCCCATGCTCGCCGCCGCCAAAGGCTGTCTTATCGCCACCGCGTCCATCGCCGCTCACGAGCCCACACCGTCGCTCGGAGCCTACGCGCCATCGAAGGCGGCGCTGTTGATGCTCGTCAGGCAGCTCGCCTGCGACTGGGGGCCGGCCGGGATCCGCTGCAACACCGTCTCGCCCGGCAGTACCCTGACGGCCATCACCGCCAACTCGTCCTCGCCCGGGGCCGATCGTCGCGAGGGCCGCAACCCGCTCGGCATGATCGCTGATCCCGATCATCAGGCAGCGGTCATCGCCTTCCTGGCAAGCCCGGACGCCGCCTTCGTCACGGGGGCGGATTTCGTCTGTGACGGCGGCGCCCGGACGCAGTTGATGATGGCGTCCGGCATGGGCAACCCGTGGCAACGACCAACTAACTCGGTTGATGGTTGA